The Sulfurimonas hydrogeniphila genome includes a window with the following:
- a CDS encoding 3'-5' exonuclease translates to MFEQMKKKRNLSKLKDKSFSSLFEQSDEIVVFDTETTGLNPKEDEILSIGAVKIKNNKILTSQTFEVYLKNFGAIDAKSITIHGIRPCDLENAKEPLEGIKEFLNYIKGATLVGYYLEFDVAMINKYIKPVLGITLPNKMVEVSEIYFDKTIAMIPQANIDLRFDTILKNCNIPQMGVHNAVNDAIMTAMIYLKLTQEKINVRNRKKTDF, encoded by the coding sequence ATGTTTGAACAGATGAAAAAAAAGAGAAATCTGTCAAAACTCAAAGATAAATCTTTTTCTTCTCTTTTTGAACAAAGTGATGAAATTGTGGTTTTCGATACAGAAACCACGGGCCTCAATCCAAAAGAAGATGAAATACTTTCTATAGGTGCAGTTAAGATTAAAAATAATAAAATACTGACATCACAAACTTTTGAAGTTTATTTGAAAAACTTTGGAGCAATTGATGCAAAAAGTATAACAATACACGGAATTCGTCCATGTGACCTGGAGAATGCAAAAGAACCGTTGGAAGGAATTAAAGAGTTTTTGAATTATATCAAAGGTGCCACTTTGGTGGGGTACTATCTTGAGTTTGATGTTGCGATGATTAACAAATATATAAAGCCCGTGCTTGGAATCACTCTGCCAAATAAAATGGTTGAAGTTTCTGAAATATATTTTGATAAAACAATTGCAATGATACCGCAAGCTAATATTGATTTGCGTTTTGATACAATCTTGAAAAACTGTAATATCCCTCAAATGGGTGTGCATAATGCTGTAAATGATGCCATTATGACAGCAATGATTTACTTAAAACTAACACAGGAGAAAATAAATGTCAGAAATAGAAAAAAAACCGATTTTTAA
- a CDS encoding response regulator transcription factor codes for MKILLLEDEIMLNESIQEYLQEQGHLVVSFTDGLEAFENLQKDDYDLLILDISVPNIDGLTLLEKLHAIKIHTPSIYISALVDIEDISRAYDLGCYDYLKKPFHLKELALKIDRILTDKDIPLVFLRLSKNYMYDQENNTLLFQNTPQILTKKQSQIIDILARNRSRIVDFEQFRMYVWDEQIVDNATIRAEINRLKKSLKEDIIVNVRGMGYMIEK; via the coding sequence ATGAAAATTCTTTTACTGGAAGACGAAATAATGCTAAACGAGTCTATACAGGAGTATCTGCAGGAGCAGGGACATCTTGTTGTAAGTTTTACAGACGGTCTTGAAGCATTTGAAAATCTTCAAAAAGACGACTATGATTTATTGATTTTGGATATCTCTGTACCAAATATAGACGGATTGACACTTTTGGAAAAGCTTCATGCCATCAAAATTCATACACCCAGCATTTATATCAGCGCTCTGGTAGATATAGAAGATATCTCCCGTGCCTATGATCTGGGATGCTATGATTACTTGAAAAAACCCTTTCACCTAAAAGAACTTGCTTTGAAAATTGACAGAATTTTAACAGACAAAGATATTCCTCTGGTTTTTCTCAGGCTTTCAAAAAACTATATGTATGATCAGGAAAACAATACGCTTTTGTTTCAGAACACTCCCCAGATTCTTACAAAAAAACAATCGCAAATTATAGATATTTTAGCCAGGAACAGAAGCAGAATAGTTGATTTTGAACAGTTTCGCATGTATGTATGGGATGAACAAATCGTAGATAATGCAACCATAAGAGCAGAGATTAACAGACTGAAAAAAAGTTTAAAAGAAGATATTATTGTTAATGTCAGAGGCATGGGATATATGATAGAAAAATGA
- the lpxA gene encoding acyl-ACP--UDP-N-acetylglucosamine O-acyltransferase, which yields MSQISQLAVIEDGATIGENVTIGPFCFISSEATIGNGTSIDANSCIYGKTTIGKNNKIFSHAVIGSIPQDLKFNGEDVELIIGDNNTIREFTLFNPGTKGGGGKTIIGNDNLFMGYVHLGHDVIIGNHCILANAATLAGHVELGNYVVIGGMTPIHQFVHVGDYAMVGGASALAQDIPPFCMAEGNRASLRGLNLTGLRRHLSRDDINALKSAYRELFESGRPLKDTASELLENSDNHYVTDLCNFVITTKRGIPFERKKV from the coding sequence TTGTCTCAAATATCTCAACTTGCCGTTATTGAAGACGGCGCGACAATCGGGGAAAATGTTACAATCGGACCGTTTTGCTTTATCTCAAGTGAAGCAACGATTGGCAATGGAACAAGCATAGATGCAAACAGCTGTATTTACGGAAAAACAACTATCGGCAAAAACAACAAAATTTTTTCACATGCAGTCATCGGTTCAATTCCGCAGGATTTGAAATTCAACGGTGAAGATGTTGAACTTATCATCGGCGATAACAATACTATCCGTGAATTTACCCTTTTTAACCCGGGTACAAAAGGCGGCGGCGGAAAAACCATCATAGGCAACGACAACCTTTTTATGGGATACGTTCACCTCGGACATGATGTCATCATCGGCAATCACTGTATCTTGGCAAACGCGGCAACACTTGCAGGACATGTGGAACTTGGCAACTATGTTGTCATTGGCGGCATGACACCAATTCACCAGTTTGTCCATGTAGGCGATTATGCCATGGTGGGAGGCGCATCAGCTTTGGCACAGGATATTCCTCCTTTTTGTATGGCAGAGGGAAACCGTGCTTCGCTCAGAGGACTTAATTTAACGGGACTCAGAAGACATTTGTCAAGAGATGACATCAATGCCCTCAAATCAGCCTACAGAGAACTTTTTGAATCAGGCAGACCACTCAAAGATACAGCAAGCGAACTGCTGGAAAATTCAGACAATCATTATGTAACAGATTTATGTAACTTTGTCATTACAACAAAACGCGGAATTCCGTTTGAAAGGAAAAAAGTATGA
- a CDS encoding epoxyqueuosine reductase QueH: MLVHICCSVDSHFFLEKLQKDFPDEKLTGFFYDPNIHPYSEYQLRLLDVKRSCKKLGIELIEGEYDYENWLEAVRGLENEPEKGARCEVCFDKRFTTSAKKALELGEKKITTTLLVSPLKSQEQLKRVGDEFYKSHGVEFVAVDYRSGGGTQDQSRVTKEEQLYRQDYCGCIFGLTMQRDQQNRLMDEMFSPISGQTLPASIEERLYMYTKRNELEEEGKEYRIIKQKFLNYRQFGFKLTAGKKESIEAYAMSYSTLPRKKAQGRIEFSHNGVYYFNREEIKFITLQTYNDLGKSTYKSVKELIYNPLDFEKEQRLRAVVSGSNYDITPIIVVKDIPETKLSIELNAKVYEDTKEKLIIFS; the protein is encoded by the coding sequence ATCTTAGTACATATTTGTTGCAGTGTTGACTCACACTTCTTTCTGGAAAAACTTCAAAAAGATTTTCCAGATGAAAAACTGACCGGCTTTTTTTACGACCCGAATATCCATCCCTATTCCGAATATCAGCTGCGCCTGCTTGATGTCAAGCGCTCCTGCAAAAAACTCGGTATCGAATTGATTGAGGGTGAATATGACTATGAAAACTGGCTTGAAGCAGTTCGTGGACTGGAAAATGAACCTGAAAAAGGGGCTCGTTGTGAAGTCTGTTTTGACAAACGTTTCACAACAAGTGCAAAAAAAGCCCTCGAACTCGGTGAAAAAAAAATAACAACCACTCTGTTGGTAAGTCCGCTCAAGTCCCAGGAACAGCTCAAACGTGTCGGTGATGAATTTTATAAAAGTCACGGTGTTGAGTTTGTAGCCGTTGACTACAGAAGCGGCGGCGGGACACAGGATCAAAGCCGTGTCACAAAAGAAGAACAACTCTACCGTCAGGACTATTGCGGCTGTATTTTCGGGCTTACCATGCAGCGGGATCAGCAAAACAGACTGATGGATGAAATGTTTTCACCAATTTCAGGACAGACACTTCCTGCCTCAATTGAAGAACGTCTTTACATGTACACCAAAAGAAACGAACTGGAAGAGGAAGGCAAAGAGTACAGAATAATTAAACAAAAATTTCTCAACTATAGACAGTTTGGCTTTAAACTCACAGCAGGAAAAAAAGAGAGCATAGAAGCTTATGCTATGAGTTATTCCACACTGCCGAGAAAAAAAGCACAGGGGCGCATAGAATTTTCACACAATGGTGTGTATTATTTTAATCGTGAAGAGATAAAATTTATCACTTTGCAAACCTACAATGACTTGGGCAAATCAACTTATAAATCTGTCAAAGAGCTTATTTACAACCCCTTGGACTTTGAAAAAGAACAGAGACTCAGAGCTGTTGTATCGGGCTCAAATTATGACATAACTCCCATAATAGTTGTCAAGGATATACCGGAGACAAAGCTTAGCATTGAATTGAATGCAAAAGTATATGAAGATACCAAAGAAAAACTTATTATCTTTTCTTAA
- a CDS encoding peptidylprolyl isomerase: protein MFGKAQLKEYNLSEEELSKLQYAKIVTNKGDIWIKLYPEETPNTVANFAHLAQTGFYDNLSFHRVIPGFMAQGGCPQGTGTGGPGWSIACETDKNTHKHVKGTLSMAHAGQNTGGSQFFICFVPCPHLDGVHTVFGGIEENDAESFAVLDSIEGQDEIKTIEIHEKRD from the coding sequence ATGTTTGGAAAAGCACAACTCAAAGAATACAATTTAAGCGAAGAAGAATTATCAAAACTGCAATATGCAAAAATCGTAACAAACAAAGGCGATATTTGGATTAAACTTTATCCGGAGGAAACACCAAATACCGTTGCAAACTTTGCACATTTGGCACAAACAGGATTTTATGACAATCTCAGCTTCCACCGTGTAATCCCCGGTTTTATGGCACAGGGCGGTTGTCCGCAGGGAACAGGAACAGGTGGTCCGGGCTGGTCTATAGCATGCGAAACCGATAAAAATACACATAAACATGTCAAAGGAACACTTTCTATGGCACATGCAGGACAAAACACAGGCGGCAGCCAGTTCTTTATCTGTTTTGTTCCCTGCCCGCATCTTGACGGTGTCCATACAGTTTTTGGCGGTATTGAAGAGAATGATGCTGAAAGCTTTGCGGTTTTAGATTCAATTGAAGGACAGGATGAGATCAAAACTATAGAGATTCACGAAAAAAGAGACTGA
- a CDS encoding sensor histidine kinase, translated as MQKNRFTSLTIKQANTVTTVVILVFVIIFAYLLIKENYQDYEKALYRQEHSVADYGDTQKQLKRLLIKNTLAIVTLSFILFAIMLGLYKIFYALIQNDMHVFLNFFKNAAHREALLSPDEIFFKEFKEMVLYANEMVKTINQQKLSLKEINLILEKKVQKKTLYLEQANAKLLQEKKFSEEILAAQKEFLRYTVHETNTPLSVILTSIELYEMKNKKDRQLSKIEAAAKNIFNIYDDLSYLVKKDQVPYPKVSIELVSYLSMRIEFFRDVAHLSKIDFKYSSDLDKVYIYFNETKLQRIVDNTITNAIKYTLPEETVFLHVKQTGADVMFSVSSKSKIIKDPEKIFDAYYRENDNVKGFGLGLQLVKNICEEDNVSIDIASTDKLTTFEYKFKMMGE; from the coding sequence ATGCAAAAGAACAGATTTACATCTTTGACTATCAAGCAGGCCAATACCGTTACAACTGTTGTCATATTGGTTTTTGTCATTATATTTGCCTATTTGCTGATAAAAGAAAATTATCAGGATTATGAAAAAGCGCTTTACAGGCAGGAACACAGTGTGGCTGATTACGGAGATACACAAAAACAGCTCAAAAGGCTTCTGATAAAAAACACTTTGGCTATTGTGACACTCTCTTTTATACTTTTTGCAATCATGCTCGGGTTGTATAAGATATTTTATGCGTTGATTCAAAATGATATGCATGTATTTTTAAATTTTTTTAAAAATGCGGCACACAGGGAAGCATTGCTGAGTCCTGATGAGATTTTTTTTAAAGAATTTAAAGAGATGGTTCTGTATGCAAATGAAATGGTAAAGACAATAAATCAGCAAAAGCTATCATTAAAAGAGATCAATCTTATTCTTGAAAAAAAGGTACAAAAGAAAACATTGTATTTAGAACAGGCAAATGCAAAACTTTTACAAGAAAAAAAGTTTTCAGAAGAGATACTGGCTGCACAAAAAGAGTTTTTACGCTACACTGTGCATGAAACAAACACGCCTCTGAGTGTTATTTTGACGAGTATAGAACTGTATGAAATGAAAAATAAAAAGGACAGACAATTGTCCAAAATAGAAGCGGCTGCAAAAAATATATTTAATATATATGATGATTTGAGTTATTTGGTAAAAAAAGACCAGGTGCCGTATCCCAAAGTTTCAATTGAACTGGTTTCGTATCTCAGCATGCGGATAGAGTTTTTTAGAGATGTTGCACATTTGTCTAAAATTGATTTTAAATACAGCAGTGATTTGGACAAGGTTTATATTTATTTTAATGAAACAAAACTTCAGCGTATTGTAGACAATACTATTACAAATGCCATCAAATACACTTTGCCGGAGGAAACAGTCTTCTTACATGTAAAGCAAACAGGAGCAGATGTAATGTTTAGTGTATCAAGCAAGTCTAAAATTATAAAAGATCCGGAGAAAATTTTTGATGCATACTACAGGGAAAATGACAATGTCAAAGGATTTGGATTGGGACTGCAGTTGGTGAAAAATATTTGTGAAGAAGACAATGTGAGCATAGATATTGCATCAACTGACAAACTGACTACATTTGAATATAAATTTAAAATGATGGGTGAATAA
- a CDS encoding porin produces MKKIALSMFVTALVTSVYADYDGVNIKLKHGVEEKQEVHVLSDDIKDMFAKGKTSGQIRMFYVDRQYQGGSGADTHRDAAVLGGHLKFETATLSGIRLAAAFYTVQDLGIQQHTAQSPALLGTGYKSYSILGEGYLGYSFSEYGLKSDAKLGYQRYDSLMMGSDDARTLPNTFRAYKFVSKDVKNITLQIAHVDRIAYGTFSNIYSAGGILAATSGYTSRGINASTGVQTGEYLNLGLATTGRKTAGVTNIQLKYTAKNFHVDVSNDYAWNLYNTLYADTGVSWNCLLNSNVKPFVKVQMIKQNSVGGKYMQYSPLGGSGEVDSFYWAGKVGAKYEGFAAYIAYSQTSSNNAGDDSYKNAILTQFGGMPAYTQGMVTRHMFLAGTKATKAAAVYNFKQHGINLSTAAYYVAFDTDANSGYGIARTATEAGFDIKYYPKAVEKLQLRFRGNFPRKFAEATPGSDTGWNEYRLIANYNF; encoded by the coding sequence ATGAAAAAAATTGCATTAAGTATGTTTGTTACAGCATTGGTGACAAGTGTATATGCTGATTACGACGGTGTAAATATAAAGTTAAAGCACGGTGTTGAAGAGAAACAAGAGGTGCATGTTCTTTCTGATGACATAAAAGACATGTTTGCAAAAGGAAAAACAAGCGGTCAGATTAGAATGTTTTATGTGGACAGACAGTATCAGGGTGGTTCAGGGGCAGATACGCACAGAGATGCTGCTGTTTTAGGCGGTCATCTCAAGTTTGAAACAGCTACATTAAGCGGTATTCGGTTGGCTGCGGCTTTTTATACAGTGCAGGATTTGGGTATACAGCAACACACTGCCCAGTCACCGGCACTTCTTGGAACCGGATACAAGTCATATTCAATTCTAGGTGAGGGATATCTTGGATACAGTTTCAGTGAATATGGGCTAAAAAGTGATGCCAAGCTTGGTTATCAGAGATATGACTCTTTAATGATGGGATCAGATGATGCAAGAACGCTTCCAAATACTTTCAGAGCATACAAGTTTGTAAGCAAGGATGTGAAAAATATTACTCTTCAGATAGCACATGTAGACAGAATCGCTTATGGAACATTCTCAAATATCTATTCTGCCGGCGGAATACTTGCCGCTACTTCAGGGTACACTTCAAGAGGGATCAATGCTTCAACAGGAGTACAAACCGGAGAGTATCTGAACTTGGGACTTGCAACAACCGGAAGAAAAACTGCCGGTGTTACAAATATTCAACTGAAATATACAGCGAAAAACTTTCATGTAGATGTCTCAAATGATTATGCATGGAATCTTTACAATACACTCTACGCTGACACAGGAGTCTCCTGGAACTGTCTGCTCAACAGTAATGTAAAACCGTTTGTAAAAGTGCAGATGATTAAACAAAACAGTGTTGGCGGAAAATATATGCAGTACTCTCCGCTGGGAGGGTCCGGTGAGGTAGATTCTTTTTACTGGGCGGGTAAAGTCGGGGCAAAATATGAAGGTTTTGCTGCATATATTGCCTACTCCCAAACATCTTCAAACAATGCAGGAGATGATTCTTACAAAAATGCGATACTTACACAGTTTGGCGGCATGCCGGCATATACTCAAGGTATGGTGACCCGTCATATGTTTTTAGCGGGAACAAAAGCAACAAAAGCTGCTGCTGTCTATAACTTCAAACAACATGGAATCAACCTTTCAACTGCTGCCTATTATGTCGCTTTTGATACAGATGCAAACTCCGGATACGGTATAGCAAGAACAGCAACAGAAGCTGGATTTGACATCAAATACTACCCAAAAGCAGTTGAAAAACTGCAGCTTCGTTTTCGCGGAAATTTTCCCAGAAAATTTGCGGAAGCAACTCCAGGAAGTGACACCGGTTGGAATGAGTACAGACTCATTGCAAACTATAATTTCTAA
- the fabZ gene encoding 3-hydroxyacyl-ACP dehydratase FabZ encodes MLMDVTEIQKILPHRYPFLLVDRVTQLEKGKSVTAYKNVSISEPVFQGHFPGHPIYPGVMILEGMAQAGGILSFLSMGDLTEEEIANKVVYFMSIDKAKFRTPVKPGDKLEYRISVIKQKGTIWMLKGEAYVDDKLASEAELKAMIVDK; translated from the coding sequence ATGCTTATGGATGTTACAGAAATACAAAAAATTCTTCCTCACCGTTATCCTTTTTTGTTGGTTGACAGAGTTACTCAGCTAGAAAAAGGAAAATCGGTCACTGCTTACAAAAATGTCTCTATTTCAGAGCCTGTTTTTCAGGGACACTTTCCTGGCCATCCTATATATCCGGGTGTCATGATTTTAGAAGGCATGGCGCAAGCCGGCGGAATATTGTCATTTTTAAGTATGGGAGATTTGACGGAGGAAGAGATTGCAAACAAAGTAGTCTATTTCATGAGCATCGACAAAGCAAAATTCAGAACTCCTGTAAAACCGGGAGACAAACTCGAATACAGAATTTCTGTCATAAAACAAAAAGGTACTATCTGGATGCTTAAAGGTGAAGCATATGTTGATGACAAATTAGCAAGCGAAGCGGAACTCAAAGCTATGATAGTTGACAAGTAA
- a CDS encoding cation acetate symporter produces the protein MFNRIFLFLIFGSIAAFASGTINGEIQKQPLNVPAIVMFVIFVGATLGITYWAAKRTKSAKDFYTAGGGITGLQNGMAIAGDYMSAASFLGISGLVYLKGYDGLIYSIGFLVGWPIILFIIAEPLRNLGKYTFADVASYRLRQKPIRILAAFGSIATVILYLIAQMVGSGKLIQLLFGLQYEVAVILVGVLMILYVTFGGMLATTWVQIIKAFLLLSGATFMAIAVMAHYDFSFGALFAHATELKGIEIMSPGGLVSDPVSAISLAVALMFGTAGLPHILMRFFTVGNAKEARKSVFYATGFIGYFYILTFIIGFGAIVMVYKNPQYLDLAKQAISGGFPILGGNNMAAIHLSHAVGGDFFLGFISAVAFATILAVVSGLTLAGASAISHDLYASVYKKGEIDGLKEMKVSKIATVVLGIVAIIMGIAFEKQNIAFVVGLAFAIAASANFPVLLLSMYWKKLTTRGAVIGGTLGLATAVMLVILGPIVWVQIFGNAEAIFPYKYPALFSVSVAFVGIWFFSVTDKSEAAAQEMEAFEAQYIRSQTGIGAEGASEH, from the coding sequence ATGTTTAACAGAATATTTTTATTTTTAATTTTCGGCAGTATCGCGGCATTTGCCTCCGGAACTATCAACGGTGAAATTCAAAAACAGCCGCTGAATGTTCCGGCAATTGTTATGTTTGTTATTTTTGTCGGTGCAACTCTGGGCATAACATACTGGGCAGCCAAAAGAACAAAGTCTGCGAAAGATTTCTACACAGCAGGCGGTGGCATTACAGGGCTGCAAAACGGTATGGCCATTGCAGGAGACTATATGTCTGCGGCATCCTTTTTGGGAATTTCCGGGCTTGTTTATCTCAAAGGGTATGACGGACTTATCTATTCGATCGGATTTTTGGTCGGCTGGCCGATTATTCTATTCATTATTGCAGAACCTTTGCGAAATTTAGGCAAATATACCTTTGCGGATGTTGCTTCTTACAGACTACGCCAAAAACCTATTCGTATATTGGCTGCATTTGGTTCTATTGCAACTGTTATTCTTTACCTTATCGCTCAAATGGTCGGTTCTGGAAAGTTAATACAGCTTTTATTTGGTCTGCAGTATGAAGTAGCGGTTATTCTGGTTGGTGTTTTAATGATTCTTTATGTAACATTTGGCGGTATGCTCGCAACAACCTGGGTGCAGATTATCAAAGCATTCTTACTGCTTTCAGGAGCTACTTTTATGGCTATTGCTGTAATGGCGCATTATGATTTCAGTTTTGGAGCATTGTTTGCCCATGCAACAGAATTAAAAGGTATAGAAATAATGTCTCCGGGCGGACTCGTTTCGGACCCTGTTTCTGCAATATCTTTAGCCGTCGCCTTGATGTTCGGTACAGCAGGTCTCCCTCATATCCTGATGAGATTTTTTACAGTAGGCAATGCAAAAGAAGCACGAAAGTCGGTATTTTATGCGACAGGTTTTATCGGTTATTTTTATATACTGACGTTCATCATCGGTTTTGGCGCAATTGTAATGGTGTATAAAAATCCTCAGTATCTGGATCTGGCAAAACAGGCCATAAGCGGCGGTTTCCCGATTCTTGGCGGAAACAATATGGCAGCCATACATTTGTCTCATGCTGTTGGCGGTGACTTCTTCCTTGGATTTATCTCTGCTGTGGCATTTGCAACAATTCTGGCCGTTGTTTCGGGTCTGACACTGGCAGGTGCTTCTGCAATTTCACATGACCTGTATGCTTCTGTGTACAAAAAAGGTGAAATTGACGGGCTTAAAGAGATGAAAGTTTCAAAAATTGCTACTGTTGTGCTGGGAATCGTAGCTATTATTATGGGGATAGCATTTGAAAAGCAAAATATCGCTTTTGTTGTCGGGCTTGCGTTTGCAATAGCAGCCTCTGCCAACTTTCCTGTACTTTTACTCTCCATGTACTGGAAAAAACTTACAACGCGTGGCGCTGTCATCGGAGGAACCTTGGGACTGGCTACAGCTGTCATGCTTGTCATCCTTGGTCCGATTGTCTGGGTACAGATTTTTGGCAATGCCGAAGCGATTTTCCCGTATAAATATCCGGCACTCTTTTCTGTGAGTGTTGCCTTTGTCGGTATCTGGTTTTTCTCAGTAACGGACAAATCAGAGGCTGCAGCACAAGAGATGGAGGCTTTTGAAGCACAATACATCAGAAGTCAGACAGGTATTGGTGCCGAGGGTGCATCCGAGCATTAA
- a CDS encoding putative nucleotidyltransferase substrate binding domain-containing protein gives MSILDQKKLIESIHPFGLLSSEELSKLMQKIDIAYYPKDTLLISKNLPSVAFYIIIKGYVSEYIDDTLHTVYGEGDSFDADALIYGTTQNRFVVSEDLICYEIQKEDFLELIQNKRIQEYFLQDFITRHQHLKEYSQQSQLTPFLVSQVKDIYLHAVCIVAQDTTIADALKEMKNLKATCILVRDENSCGIVTDTDLKEKVLMGKYDVSDAIVHIASKNIIAIEKSDFLFNALVLMTHNAIKRLVVKEGDEIVGILEQLDLLSYFANHSYLISVQIDKAENIDDLKEVQNGLKNLVTTLDSNGVKVRYISKLVATLNQKIYAKVFTMYVDESLQEKCALMIMGSEGREEQILKTDQDNALIIADDMDTELFGEPMHKLNRALLEIGFVKCEGNVMVSNAYWRRNLGDFKNEIDNWIASFEGNSLQNLSIFLDAKCVAGDCTLVNAAKEHLFARFEKRDDVLAHLAKATLFFETPISLFSGFKLDKEHENKLDLKKGGIFAIVHGIRCLALENKIKKNNTIERIKELNNRGVFDKVFATELIESFDTLLSVRLKTMLYAKDQKNINYINPKGLDKTSRDLLKDSFKVVDKLKKFISFHFHLEMVS, from the coding sequence ATGAGCATCTTAGACCAAAAAAAACTTATTGAGTCTATTCACCCTTTTGGCTTACTCAGTTCAGAGGAACTGAGTAAGCTGATGCAAAAAATCGACATTGCATATTACCCTAAAGATACGCTGCTCATCAGCAAAAATCTTCCATCTGTCGCTTTTTATATCATCATAAAAGGATATGTGTCCGAGTATATTGATGATACACTGCATACTGTTTACGGTGAAGGTGACAGCTTTGATGCGGATGCTTTGATTTACGGGACAACACAAAACAGGTTTGTTGTCAGTGAAGATTTGATTTGTTATGAGATTCAAAAAGAAGACTTTTTGGAATTGATACAAAACAAACGCATACAAGAGTATTTTTTACAAGATTTTATTACACGCCATCAACATTTAAAAGAATACTCACAGCAGAGTCAATTAACTCCTTTTTTGGTATCTCAGGTAAAAGATATTTATCTTCATGCTGTTTGTATTGTTGCACAAGACACAACAATAGCAGATGCTTTAAAAGAAATGAAAAATCTTAAGGCTACATGTATTCTCGTAAGGGATGAAAACAGCTGCGGTATAGTTACGGATACGGACTTGAAAGAGAAGGTTTTGATGGGTAAATATGATGTAAGTGATGCCATTGTGCATATAGCATCTAAAAATATTATTGCTATTGAGAAGAGTGACTTTTTATTTAATGCTTTGGTGCTTATGACACATAATGCGATTAAGCGCTTGGTTGTAAAAGAGGGTGATGAAATTGTCGGGATACTAGAGCAGTTGGATTTGTTGAGTTATTTTGCAAACCATTCTTACCTGATTTCTGTGCAAATAGACAAAGCAGAGAATATTGATGATTTAAAAGAGGTTCAAAACGGATTAAAAAATCTTGTAACAACACTTGATTCCAATGGTGTAAAAGTACGTTATATCAGCAAACTTGTTGCAACACTCAACCAAAAAATATATGCAAAAGTTTTTACGATGTATGTTGATGAATCTTTACAGGAAAAATGTGCTCTTATGATAATGGGTTCTGAGGGCAGAGAGGAGCAGATACTCAAAACCGATCAGGACAATGCTCTGATCATTGCCGATGATATGGATACAGAACTTTTTGGAGAGCCTATGCATAAACTCAACAGGGCGCTTTTAGAAATAGGGTTTGTAAAGTGTGAGGGCAATGTTATGGTCAGTAATGCGTACTGGCGTCGTAATTTAGGGGACTTTAAAAATGAAATAGATAACTGGATAGCAAGTTTTGAAGGAAACAGTTTACAAAACTTGAGTATATTTTTAGATGCAAAGTGTGTTGCGGGTGATTGTACTTTAGTGAATGCGGCAAAAGAACATTTGTTTGCGCGTTTTGAGAAGAGAGATGATGTTTTGGCACATCTTGCAAAAGCAACGCTTTTTTTTGAAACACCTATTTCTCTTTTTAGCGGTTTTAAGCTTGACAAAGAGCATGAAAACAAACTGGATTTGAAAAAAGGCGGCATATTTGCAATTGTTCACGGCATAAGATGTCTGGCACTGGAGAATAAAATCAAAAAAAACAATACAATCGAACGTATCAAAGAGTTGAACAACCGAGGTGTTTTTGATAAAGTTTTTGCGACAGAACTCATAGAAAGTTTTGATACTCTGTTGTCTGTGAGGCTCAAAACAATGCTGTATGCAAAGGATCAAAAAAATATCAATTATATAAATCCAAAAGGTTTGGACAAAACAAGCCGGGATTTGCTCAAAGACAGTTTTAAAGTGGTAGATAAACTGAAAAAGTTTATTAGTTTTCATTTTCATTTGGAAATGGTTTCGTAA
- a CDS encoding DUF485 domain-containing protein, whose product MTKEQIQQIKADPDYQKLVKTRQGFALKLTIAMLVVYFAFILTIAFDPSALAVPLSSEAVTTIGIPVGMAVIVFAFILTGIYTKRANSEFDDLANKVKNKLKERLDV is encoded by the coding sequence ATGACCAAAGAACAGATACAACAGATAAAAGCAGATCCTGATTACCAGAAACTTGTAAAGACAAGACAGGGTTTTGCTCTAAAATTAACAATAGCGATGCTTGTAGTCTATTTTGCATTTATACTTACAATAGCTTTTGATCCCTCGGCATTGGCAGTGCCCCTCTCTAGTGAGGCAGTGACAACCATAGGTATTCCTGTCGGTATGGCTGTAATCGTATTTGCTTTTATATTGACAGGCATATATACAAAAAGAGCAAACAGTGAGTTTGATGATCTGGCAAACAAAGTAAAAAACAAATTAAAGGAGCGCCTAGATGTTTAA